A stretch of the Vanacampus margaritifer isolate UIUO_Vmar chromosome 6, RoL_Vmar_1.0, whole genome shotgun sequence genome encodes the following:
- the LOC144053158 gene encoding macrophage mannose receptor 1-like, whose product MAFALRSLFLLCGISGLLTGVWSFPTKILQDVSCPEGWTQVDCKCYIYQGEMRTFAAAEAVCNILGGNLVSIHSDLECAVVQQLVLANTASLGAWIGLHEAIVRCYYIRDALWALRSTGDTPPPDLPEEIRRADPGKCRRRRGQRGGARQRLQKRGYRPALPSLLLGNVRSLKSKLDELRSLTSACREHRDACAMVFTETWFHSDIPDSLCEVEGFSLIRADRTEPSGKSRGGGVCTYINDNWCRNYAVRLTTCTPDESSLSSSVANIVTAKMAFLLRSLFLLCGISGLLTGVWSFPTKILKDVSCPEGWTQVDCKCYIYQGEMRSFADAEAVCNILGGNLVSIHSDLECAVVQQLFLANTGSPGAWIGLHEAIADNDDFIWTDGTVEDFLNFDPADSDTGDCVEMILDSGLWETADCADLEEYICNKDAHPLFL is encoded by the exons tgGTCTTTCCCGACAAAAATTCTGCAAG ATGTTAGCTGTCCTGAAGGCTGGACTCAGGTGGACTGTAAATGTTACATTTACCAAGGTGAAATGAGGACCTTTGCAGCTGCCGAG GCCGTCTGCAACATTCTTGGTGGAAATCTGGTGTCCATCCACAGTGACCTGGAATGTGCAGTTGTTCAACAACTGGTTCTCGCGAATACTGCATCTTTGGGTGCTTGGATTGGACTCCATGAGGCAATTGTG AGATGTTACTACATCAGAGACGCGCTCTGGGCCCTCCGCTCAACAGGCGACACACCACCCCCCGACCTGCCGGAGGAGATTCGGCGAGCAGACCCGGGGAAATGCCGCCGGAGGAGAGGACAGCGAGGTGGAGCACGCCAAAGGCTTCAGAAAAGAGGATACAGGCCAGCGCTGCCGTCCTTGCTGCTCGGCAACGTGAGATCCTTAAAGAGCAAGCTGGATGAGCTGAGGAGCCTCACCTCAGCCTGCCGCGAGCACCGTGACGCCTGCGCCATGGTGTTCACGGAGACATGGTTCCACAGCGACATCCCAGACTCTTTGTGTGAGGTCGAGGGATTCTCACTCATTCGCGCCGACAGGACTGAGCCGTCGGggaaaagcagaggtgggggcgTCTGTACTTACATTAATGACAACTGGTGTCGGAATTACGCGGTGCGGCTGACCACCTGCACCCCCGAC GAATCATCATTGTCATCCTCAGTAGCAAACATCGTGACTGCAAAG ATGGCATTCTTACTTCGCTCGTTGTTCCTCCTTTGTGGCATCAGTGGACTGTTGACTGGAGTC TGGTCTTTCCCGACAAAAATTCTGAAAG ATGTTAGCTGTCCTGAAGGCTGGACTCAGGTGGACTGTAAATGTTACATTTACCAAGGTGAAATGAGGTCCTTTGCAGATGCCGAG GCCGTCTGCAACATTCTTGGTGGAAATCTGGTCTCCATCCACAGTGACCTGGAATGTGCAGTTGTTCAACAACTGTTTCTCGCGAATACTGGATCTCCGGGTGCTTGGATTGGACTCCATGAGGCAATTGCg GATAACGATGACTTCATATGGACTGATGGCACAGTTGAGGATTTTCTTAACTTTGATCCAGCGGATAGCGATACTGGTGACTGTGTCGAGATGATTTTGGATA GTGGACTATGGGAAACTGCGGACTGCGCTGACCTTGAAGAATATATTTGCAATAAGGATGCACACCCCCTCTTCCTCTAA
- the LOC144054019 gene encoding galactose-specific lectin nattectin-like, with protein sequence MAFALRLLFLLCGISGLLTGVWSIKKTASKDNNCPKGWTRLDCNCYIYQPDTRDFADAESVCNILEANLASIHSDLENAFVTELALAGDNDAEFWIGLNDAIEADDYIWTDGTVNDFENFAGSGPDNTIGNCVEVDSSDGEWSTELCVSDNAFVCIREVLH encoded by the exons ATGGCATTTGCTCTACGCTTGTTGTTCCTCCTTTGTGGGATCAGTGGACTGTTGACTGGAGTT TGGTCCATCAAAAAGACTGCAAGCAAAG ATAATAACTGTCCCAAAGGCTGGACTCGATTGGACTGTAACTGTTATATCTACCAACCTGATACAAGGGACTTTGCAGATGCAGAG AGCGTCTGCAACATTCTTGAGGCGAATCTGGCTTCCATCCACAGTGACCTAGAAAATGCATTTGTTACCGAATTGGCTCTAGCGGGTGACAATGATGCCGAATTCTGGATCGGACTCAATGATGCTATTGAG GCCGATGATTACATATGGACTGATGGCACAGTCAATGATTTTGAGAACTTTGCTGGTTCAGGGCCTGATAACACTATAGGAAACTGTGTTGAGGTCGACTCAAGCG ATGGAGAATGGAGTACCGAGCTGTGCGTATCAGACAATGCATTTGTTTGCATCAGAGAGGTGCTCCACTAA
- the LOC144054017 gene encoding echinoidin-like yields the protein MAFALCSLLLLCGISGLLTGVWSLPLHHWKNIKCPTGWTQLDCHCYMYQDTGASFIDAELACIALDANLVSIHNDLENDIVRQLLTDNTVNEGWIGLHDAILNNDFIWTDGSLEDFTNFDSTVGGEPDETGPCVQMSESTGLWADEDCTDSKVYVCIMDVCNGGDPSYPDCP from the exons ATGGCATTTGCTCTTTGCTCGTTGTTACTCCTTTGTGGGATAAGTGGACTGCTGACTGGGGTC TGGTCTCTCCCTTTGCACCATTGGAAAA ACATTAAATGTCCTACAGGCTGGACTCAGTTGGACTGTCATTGTTACATGTACCAAGATACCGGAGCGAGCTTTATCGATGCAGAG TTGGCTTGCATCGCTCTAGATGCAAATCTGGTTTCCATTCACAATGACCTGGAAAATGACATCGTTCGTCAACTGCTTACGGATAATACCGTGAATGAAGGCTGGATTGGACTCCACGATGCAATTTTG aACAATGACTTCATTTGGACTGATGGCTCACTTGAGGATTTCACTAACTTTGATTCCACCGTGGGTGGCGAGCCTGACGAAACTGGTCCCTGTGTCCAGATGTCAGAGAGTA CTGGACTTTGGGCAGATGAAGATTGCACAGACTCAAAAGTATATGTTTGCATCATGGATGTGTGCAATGGCGGAGATCCAAGCTATCCAGACTGTCCATAA